In a genomic window of Terriglobia bacterium:
- a CDS encoding RNA polymerase sigma factor, whose translation MLLDTNAAIEEVYRSDWGRIVATLIGLFGDFELSEEVAQEAFAAAVDQWREAGIPQSPRAWIIQTARHKAIDRIRRRTRFAEKLESYTAEETARARIAEADENIDASDIADDRLRLIFTCCHPALALEAQVALTLHTLCGLETQEIGRAFLVPATTMAQRLVRAKRKIRDAGIPYTVPAAKDLPERLDAVLTVIYLIFNEGYSSGRSGSLIRSDLCTEAIRLGRLLRTLMQQQAPSEVAGLLALMLLHDSRRNARLDEAGDLILLEEQDRSKWNQDQIAEGLDLVEEALRVPAGPFAIQAAIASLHCRAARAEDTDWRQIVRLYGVLEQLQPSPVVALNRAVAIAMADGAKAALAEVSSLAAGGGLENYYLLHAVRGDLLRRLQLFEQAAESYSRALTMVTNDAERRFLERRLKQVQDSGRGID comes from the coding sequence ATGCTGCTCGACACAAATGCCGCCATTGAAGAAGTTTACCGCTCCGATTGGGGCCGCATCGTGGCTACCCTGATCGGACTGTTCGGCGACTTCGAATTATCCGAAGAGGTCGCCCAGGAAGCATTTGCCGCAGCCGTTGACCAGTGGCGGGAAGCAGGCATCCCGCAGTCGCCGAGGGCCTGGATCATCCAGACGGCACGGCATAAAGCCATCGATCGTATCCGGCGGCGGACGCGATTTGCTGAAAAACTGGAGTCCTATACTGCCGAGGAGACGGCACGCGCCCGCATCGCCGAAGCAGATGAGAACATCGATGCGAGCGACATCGCCGACGACCGCTTGCGGCTGATTTTCACCTGCTGCCATCCGGCACTGGCCCTCGAGGCGCAGGTCGCTCTCACGCTTCACACCTTATGCGGCCTGGAAACCCAGGAAATCGGGCGGGCTTTTCTCGTCCCTGCAACAACAATGGCGCAGCGGCTGGTGCGCGCGAAACGCAAGATCCGCGATGCCGGGATTCCCTACACCGTCCCTGCAGCGAAGGACTTGCCCGAGCGGCTGGATGCGGTTCTGACCGTCATCTACCTGATTTTTAATGAAGGATATTCTTCGGGCCGGAGCGGGTCCCTTATCCGTTCGGACTTATGCACCGAGGCGATCCGTCTCGGCCGGCTGCTTCGAACGCTGATGCAACAACAGGCGCCATCGGAGGTGGCCGGACTTCTCGCTCTGATGCTGCTTCATGACTCCAGGCGCAATGCCCGCCTGGATGAAGCCGGAGATCTGATCCTTCTTGAAGAACAGGATCGCAGCAAGTGGAACCAGGATCAGATTGCCGAAGGACTGGATCTGGTTGAAGAAGCGCTTCGCGTCCCGGCCGGGCCATTCGCGATTCAGGCCGCGATCGCCTCCCTGCACTGCCGGGCAGCGCGCGCCGAAGATACGGACTGGCGTCAGATCGTCCGGCTATATGGCGTTCTTGAACAGCTTCAGCCGTCCCCTGTCGTTGCGTTGAATCGGGCTGTCGCCATCGCGATGGCGGATGGCGCGAAAGCTGCGCTCGCCGAGGTCTCTTCTCTCGCCGCCGGCGGTGGACTCGAAAATTATTACCTGTTGCATGCGGTCCGCGGCGATCTGCTGCGCCGTTTGCAGCTGTTCGAGCAAGCGGCTGAAAGTTACTCGCGCGCGCTTACCATGGTGACCAACGACGCCGAACGGCGATTTCTCGAGCGCCGCCTGAAGCAAGTTCAGGACAGCGGGCGCGGAATCGATTGA
- a CDS encoding YciI family protein — protein sequence MKYMLLVYLDEQALGESERTECYVKSVELAREIQASGNYLDASPLHPTSTATSIRLREGKRLVTDGPFAETREQLGGFYLIDAKDLDEAMAIAERIPGARFGTIEIRPVMEIPGLPSNS from the coding sequence ATGAAGTACATGTTGCTGGTTTATCTTGACGAACAGGCCTTGGGCGAATCCGAGCGGACGGAGTGCTATGTGAAGTCCGTCGAATTGGCGCGCGAGATCCAGGCGAGCGGGAATTACCTGGACGCTTCTCCGCTTCATCCGACGTCGACTGCGACCAGTATCCGGCTTCGCGAGGGTAAGCGCCTCGTCACGGACGGCCCGTTCGCAGAAACCCGCGAGCAACTTGGCGGTTTTTACCTCATCGATGCGAAAGACCTCGATGAAGCAATGGCTATCGCCGAGCGCATCCCCGGCGCCCGATTCGGCACGATCGAGATCCGGCCGGTCATGGAAATCCCCGGCCTGCCTTCAAATTCCTGA
- a CDS encoding YciI family protein encodes MKFMMIVKATKDSEAGVMPSEQMLAAMTAYNQELMNAGVLLDLSGLQPSSRGARIQYSGDKRIVIDGPFAETKELIAGFWLIRVKSKEEAIDWAKRAPNPYGDGGEGYIEVRRLFEMEDFAPSAAIDDARKIEEQLSKKN; translated from the coding sequence ATGAAATTCATGATGATCGTCAAAGCCACAAAAGACAGCGAAGCGGGCGTGATGCCCAGTGAACAGATGCTCGCCGCCATGACCGCCTACAATCAGGAGCTCATGAACGCGGGTGTGCTGCTAGACCTTTCGGGTTTGCAGCCCAGTTCCAGAGGGGCTCGAATCCAGTACTCGGGAGACAAGCGGATCGTGATCGACGGTCCGTTCGCCGAGACGAAAGAACTTATTGCCGGTTTTTGGCTGATCCGGGTGAAATCTAAAGAGGAAGCGATAGACTGGGCAAAGCGCGCTCCGAATCCCTACGGCGATGGCGGGGAAGGCTACATCGAAGTCCGCCGGTTATTTGAAATGGAAGATTTCGCGCCGAGCGCCGCCATCGATGACGCGCGCAAGATTGAGGAACAATTGAGCAAGAAGAACTGA
- a CDS encoding VOC family protein: protein MNIQSQRITPFLWFDHQAEEAANFYTSIFKNSKISMLTRYGDAGPGPKGSVQTIAFELEGQKFTALNGGPHFKFTEAVSFVVHCESQEEVDYFWKRLTDGGQEVQCGWLQDKYGLSWQVVPSVLFRLLENPDSAKVQRVMQAMFKMKKLDIAGLENA, encoded by the coding sequence ATGAACATTCAAAGTCAAAGGATCACACCGTTTCTGTGGTTCGATCATCAGGCCGAAGAGGCCGCGAACTTTTATACTTCCATCTTCAAAAACTCGAAGATCTCCATGCTCACGCGATATGGCGATGCCGGCCCCGGTCCGAAAGGAAGCGTGCAGACGATCGCCTTCGAGCTGGAGGGGCAGAAGTTCACGGCTTTAAACGGCGGCCCTCATTTCAAATTTACGGAGGCCGTCTCGTTTGTTGTTCATTGCGAGTCGCAGGAAGAAGTGGACTACTTCTGGAAGCGTCTCACGGATGGCGGCCAGGAAGTGCAGTGCGGCTGGCTGCAGGATAAGTACGGACTGTCCTGGCAGGTTGTGCCGAGCGTGCTTTTCCGGTTGCTCGAGAATCCCGATTCCGCCAAAGTTCAACGCGTGATGCAGGCGATGTTCAAGATGAAGAAGCTGGACATCGCCGGCCTCGAAAATGCGTAG
- a CDS encoding DUF4188 domain-containing protein codes for MSGKVRRQTVDLDAYPDLVVIYLGMRVNTLTGLKTLFGFGPRIEKSVAARPDGLLQYWRDFESLEKWSRSEPHRLWWQEFLRNSGGTGFWHETYFRRGGIEAIYDDITTPVGMMRFAGLKNAAGPMFSSRQRAGLPGTPPPPAVSEKDV; via the coding sequence ATGAGCGGAAAAGTCAGACGGCAGACAGTCGATCTGGATGCCTATCCGGATCTCGTCGTGATCTATCTGGGAATGCGTGTCAACACACTCACCGGCCTGAAGACCCTCTTCGGATTCGGGCCGCGCATCGAAAAATCGGTGGCTGCGCGACCCGATGGGTTGCTTCAGTATTGGCGCGATTTCGAATCGCTCGAAAAGTGGTCGCGATCCGAACCGCACCGTCTCTGGTGGCAGGAGTTTCTGCGGAACTCCGGCGGAACCGGCTTCTGGCATGAGACATACTTCCGCCGCGGCGGAATCGAAGCCATTTACGACGACATCACCACGCCCGTCGGCATGATGCGCTTCGCCGGACTCAAAAACGCCGCGGGACCGATGTTCTCTTCCCGCCAACGCGCCGGCCTACCCGGCACCCCACCGCCACCGGCCGTTTCGGAAAAGGATGTTTAA